Proteins co-encoded in one Nicotiana sylvestris chromosome 7, ASM39365v2, whole genome shotgun sequence genomic window:
- the LOC138868160 gene encoding cellulose synthase-like protein G2 — MQGFSSQLVKWVAALTQAGLSHLNPLTYGMKSRMRTVQCLCYAYLMYFSLYSWGMVLHASVPSTGLLLGIQVYPEVYDPWFAVYVIAFISTILENMSESIPEGGSVKTWWMEYRALMMMGVSAIWLGGCKAIIEKIIGTQGEKLYLSDKAIDEKKLKKYEKGKFDFQGIGILAVPLITFSVLNLIGFLVGINQVIITMKFGDVLGQLLVSSFFVFVVITVVIDVVSFLKVS, encoded by the exons ATGCAAGGTTTCTCCTCACAACTTGTTAAATGGGTTGCTGCACTCACACAAGCTGGTTTATCACATCTCAATCCCCTCACTTATGGCATGAAAAGCAGAATGAGAACTGTTCAATGTTTGTGCTATGCCTATTTGATGTATTTCTCTCTATATTCTTGGGGAATGGTTTTGCATGCCAGTGTCCCTTCTACAGGCCTTTTGCTTGGCATTCAAGTTTACCCCGAG GTCTATGATCCTTGGTTTGCAGTATACGTGATCGCGTTCATATCAACAATTTTGGAAAATATGTCGGAGTCAATCCCAGAAGGAGGATCAGTAAAAACATGGTGGATGGAATACAGGGCATTAATGATGATGGGAGTTAGTGCAATATGGTTAGGAGGATGCAAAGCTATAATTGAAAAGATTATTGGAACTCAAGGCGAGAAATTATATTTGTCAGACAAAGCAATTGATGAGAAAAAGCTAAAGAAATATGAGAAGGGAAAATTTGATTTCCAAGGTATAGGGATTCTGGCCGTGCCATTGATAACTTTTTCGGTATTGAATCTCATTGGCTTCTTAGTTGGAATTAATCAAGTGATTATTACTATGAAGTTTGGAGATGTTCTGGGCCAACTCCTCGTATCATCTTTCTTTGTCTTTGTGGTTATCACTGTTGTCATAGATGTTGTGTCTTTCTTAAAAGTTTCTTAG